A genomic window from Candidatus Neomarinimicrobiota bacterium includes:
- a CDS encoding thiamine pyrophosphate-dependent enzyme, whose protein sequence is LSIGGNHFIHALRRNIDINIILFNNQIYGLTKGQYSPTSEMGKVTKSTPFGSLDRPFNPPAVALGSQATFVARTVDKYVHHMQNMLRRQYDHKGTAFLEVYQNCLIFNDGAFKKLSDRKIRDDNVLFLEHSKPMIFGKEKNKGLRLDGSTPQVVSLEKDYSQDDLVVHDENDRNLAGILANLTYMHEFPAPVGVLYQEEEQTYDDLLVQQIEQAKEKLGEGDLQTLIAGTDTWEVS, encoded by the coding sequence CTGAGCATTGGCGGCAACCATTTTATTCATGCTCTGCGAAGAAACATTGATATCAACATTATCCTCTTCAACAATCAGATTTATGGGCTGACGAAAGGGCAATATTCACCCACATCTGAGATGGGGAAGGTGACAAAATCGACCCCTTTCGGTTCACTTGACAGACCGTTCAATCCACCCGCGGTAGCATTGGGATCTCAAGCTACGTTTGTGGCGCGGACTGTGGACAAATATGTGCACCATATGCAGAACATGTTACGTCGCCAGTACGATCATAAAGGGACAGCATTTCTGGAAGTATACCAGAATTGTCTCATTTTCAATGATGGTGCCTTCAAAAAGCTGTCGGACAGGAAGATCAGGGACGACAATGTTCTTTTTTTAGAGCACAGCAAACCGATGATTTTTGGCAAAGAAAAGAATAAGGGACTTCGTCTTGACGGGTCGACGCCCCAGGTTGTATCGCTTGAGAAAGACTATTCGCAAGACGATCTGGTAGTCCATGATGAGAACGACCGCAACTTGGCCGGGATTCTGGCAAACCTGACCTATATGCACGAGTTCCCGGCGCCTGTGGGAGTTCTATATCAGGAGGAAGAGCAGACCTATGACGATCTTCTCGTGCAGCAGATTGAGCAAGCGAAAGAAAAACTTGGCGAAGGTGATCTTCAGACGCTTATAGCAGGGACG